The Cydia pomonella isolate Wapato2018A chromosome 11, ilCydPomo1, whole genome shotgun sequence DNA window ctgaagATGTAAAACAGTAAAGTGGAGCCAAAGAATTCGAAAGGCCCTCAATTAACACGATGGGAAGATGAAATTTATACCTACAGTGGGACCACTCTGGACAAGGATGGCAAGAGAGAGGAGATACTGGAAGGAGTTGGAGGCTGGAGGAGGCGACAGGCACACTGAACAAAGAGACTTCATATGACTATTCAAGACTAACTTATTATCAAAAAACAACAATCATGTTCAGAACAAAGggctatataataaaaaaaacaacgagaACAGTAGTGTTCATATTTCGtgaatgttcatgccaagtttcatgtaattggAGTCCACGGCCTTCAAAATGCcccacattgtcgcttgccataaggaagCCTGGACAGGTTACTTGTATAAAGATACTAGCACATCTTGTCCTTAtagtaagcgacaaagtgggacctttaaCTAAACTTCGACACATTTAAgcatgttgttttaaaatgggaGAGTTACTTGGTGGTGGGTTCGTTTGActcttaaattattatataacttaTACATTAAGGTTGATATTAAAATGGGATATTTTGTTGGTTTTAAAGAACTTAAATGGGACCTGTTTATTACAGACTTCCTGGACATGAACATGATCGAGGCTGGTCTCCAGGCGAAGACCTCAGTTCTGGACCATTTCTCCAATGAGATTGTCACAGCAATCATGCATTCTGTGGTGGATAACTTTAGGCTCTTTGCAAGGAAAATACCAGTCAAATATTATTACCAGTACAGTTCTTTCATTTAGTCTTAAGTAGCCAATAGCTTTATAGAAAGCATTGTCTTGAGACATTAATTGTTTAAGGTTAAGGAAACATGAAGAAAACTacaatttaattcatttttaatgCAATAGCTCAAATGATTAATAAAAGAATttaaaaacttcttaatgtTTTAATTGCTTTTGGCAAAACTATGGCacagaaaataattaataatttgtttaataattattgttttaaatcaAGTTTGTTAGacaaatttacaatattattgtgAAAGCATGATATTGCaatgtaataatactaataatacatATGGGAccaattacatacaaaattccaAATGTTGAAAATTTATTCCAATGAccattacaaaaataaagaatGTGTCAAGCTGCTGTTTAAAACATATCTCCCATAGATTCCTCAACAAACTTTTTATAAATTGCCATAAATTTTGCAACAAAAGCCTCCAAGTGAAATATTGGCTTGTTACCGAGACGCATCCTATGTTCAAACTTGGCTGCATGACTTGCAACTTGACACTTCATCGCCATATCACAATTCCGAACCAATTCTTTCAAAAGTCCACCAAATATCATGTCTGGTGGCACACcatgtattattaattcataCAACTTCTGCCGTACCTCTCCTAACTTCTTTGGAGACTGTTCAGACAGAATCATAGATGCAGTGTCTCTTATAAACACTTGCCAGTCAGGTTCGGGAACTTTTTGATCCGCAGTGAATGGGTATTGTTGAACTTTACATGCCTCACACATAAGCAGAGCTCTTCGGATATTCCTATCTGCTGCTTTGGCAATACGTAAACCAAGCTCCGATGGCAGATTCAAGCCCTCTTTCTTGCAAACATTGTGTAACACTGAAGCAATCTCTTTCTCTGTAGGTGCAGGAACCCGAATTGTCAAACATCGCGACCTAATAGCAGGTATCACGCGCGAAATCGAGTTTGCTATCAAAATAAGGCGGCAAGTGGACACGTACTTCTCCATAGTTCGGCGCAGGGCATGCTGGGCATCCTTAGTAAGGTCGTCGACTTCGTTTAAGATCACAACTTTGAATTCTCTTTGCCCAGACGAATCTATCTGATGAGTTTGTGCAACATTCTTGACCAAATCCATAATTACGACTCTGTCATAAATTCCGACGTCTGTTGGGTTAACTTCGATATGGTAATTGCTACTTACTGTCATTATTTCAAGCTTCTTATTAGATGGGGTAGTAAAAGTCATGGTTTCTTGCCTTAACCTCTCCACACCTGAACCGTACAGCTCCCGCAATAAACACATGATTCGCGTCTTTTTACCGGCTCCAGAAGGGCCGTAAACAAGTAAATGTGGGAAATCACTTTGTTGAACTAGGTTTTTTAAGCGGACGGCCTGGTCTTTATGAAAATCTAATTTCGTCAAATCTCTTGGACGATGTTTGTCCACCCACAAACTCATTGTGTTAGACAGAAAGCTAATTAGTGTAGAAGGAACTAAGACAGCTAACAATAATGTTAATGGCTTAAAATGCTGAGTATAATTTGTTTAACTAATAGCGGCTAAGTAGTGTAACTAATATTTTCAGTAATTTCAATTGTTCATTATCAATGATCAACCGAATTTAGTAAATGTCAATCTAATGTCAAAAAACCTTGTTTTGACAAGTTTGGCAATCATTTTGGCGCGAAGAGCTCTTTAGACTATGGTTTATTTAAGGAAGAAATACACACggtgaattaataaaaatacatatatggaGTAAGGCCCTTTCTGGCGGGATGATCAAATCAACAatttgtacaaaataaaaaattacgtcAATCTATAGTCATAAAGACCTTCAATATCTTTTCactggtaattttatttttgcgtCCACCGCCTAATGAAATTGATTATTTCATCAGATTGGGCGATAAATTGTCCCTTCTGGACTGGCTTGTATGTTGGTAAAAAGCCCTTACAGACGGGCATACCGGACCgcgacctataatatttaaatacagaACGGAGGcggttgttaaataaaatatgtgtttaaaaacaaaagtgcCAACACTTTATTAGGCCTGATCAAGATTTAGATAAAGTGGAGAGAGCAATGTCTTTTTTTGCCATACCAAATTGATCCTTATCACCGACCAAGAAAGGAGTTCGtaccagactagagaaaacggtccacttgagatagcaaaacCAGAGCCCTGagtctcactcgcacatgttgccaatgttaaaaagATACCGCTGTGGTAGtaattatatcaatatactactgaaAATAATTACCTTCTTATACTACTTTAGTGCTATATTCAAATTACGGTTCTCTTTTAAGTCATTTGCAATGAATTATGATTTtgatattattaactaattaaaacaagcatGTGCATAACGAAAAAAAGCATTAAAATTGATATGGTAGAAATTGTATTAACTTTGAATATAATCGGTAATgattcctataatattaaaaaatgttgCGTGACGGATTGTAGGAGTGAAAGCTATGCTGTTTGTGGAATATCTTTTCACTGGTAAGTCACAATTATTCAATTTGACGACAAAATACAAGACTACATTGTCAAATTCGTTAAGGAATTCTTATaaagtacttaatttaaaagtaagtttatTCAAATAGGTCGTAGGTCGACGTAATGAGAgcaattatataataaataactgtcAACATTTAAACTCAAAATCCTTAAACATCACTGACTCACATTTATACATCATATTTTATGACTGAAacgtacatatttaattaattctaTATAGGTTAGACACATTTCCATCCGTAGAATAAGGcggaaaatttgaaaaaaaaagccaTCACAGATCTGCGATGATGTTTACGCTTTATGATAGCTGAAGTGTGCAAAAgagaagccatcacgtatatgaacatccCATGGGTGCGAAAGAGGCAAACCACAAATGAAAAAACCTGAGTTCAACAGTGCCCGCAAACGGCCGACATTTGTTTATTCATTTCCAAACACATGTCTGGCATCGTGGCATcgacatttaaaaaattagaatatataaatcaatcgggaacaaaacaaataaaaatgtattgcagTCAAAATAGTGTCGAAGTGTTTAACAGGTATTTATGATATTCCGGGTGAAATTTTCTAAACGATAGGTATTTTGTTAAACGttttatgctatttcagtcagtcttaGTACAGAAAGTATACTGACGTTGACTTAAGttgcatgacaaatacgaacgtttccgagaaaatacgattgCAGTtgattatgcactacatctgtaacaAAGTCCATAATACCATCGAAAGAAAAAGATAATATGTCTGTGTTCCAGAGTGCAGAGCATAGGGAaaatacagtatgattctctctgacTGCGCGAATGAGAAAAAATCCTAGCCCTAACTATACATTCAACAAGTTTCCAACTTATCCCAATATCCCACGTACATAATATGTCATATTATGACTTATGGTCACCCCAATTAGAACGAGATGCTAGGCTTACTTTGAGTTCTCATGTGAACACACTTTTTGGTCAGTGTACTCTGTTCAACTTGTTATCTACGTCCGtgggcctgatatcagacccgatttcgggcccgagcaagaatgtttttatttgttgaaaaggaaaaatattatttctcgggTCTGAAATCCGGTCTGATATcagcctgataaagtgtggatgtaattagcactttacatGGGTTTGGTATGTCCGTATACACCTTCCTTTTAAAATGTGTTAACCATAAACAATCTCAGTGTTTCTATAATTGGTATTGAAGTATAAAATacagtctgtcaagccatttccatcagtgttaaaaaaaaaaaaactttatggcgGCAAGACgtgttttgaaaattattgtgtaaaattattaattttatattcaa harbors:
- the LOC133522868 gene encoding replication factor C subunit 3, with translation MSLWVDKHRPRDLTKLDFHKDQAVRLKNLVQQSDFPHLLVYGPSGAGKKTRIMCLLRELYGSGVERLRQETMTFTTPSNKKLEIMTVSSNYHIEVNPTDVGIYDRVVIMDLVKNVAQTHQIDSSGQREFKVVILNEVDDLTKDAQHALRRTMEKYVSTCRLILIANSISRVIPAIRSRCLTIRVPAPTEKEIASVLHNVCKKEGLNLPSELGLRIAKAADRNIRRALLMCEACKVQQYPFTADQKVPEPDWQVFIRDTASMILSEQSPKKLGEVRQKLYELIIHGVPPDMIFGGLLKELVRNCDMAMKCQVASHAAKFEHRMRLGNKPIFHLEAFVAKFMAIYKKFVEESMGDMF